From a single Cydia strobilella chromosome 17, ilCydStro3.1, whole genome shotgun sequence genomic region:
- the LOC134749144 gene encoding serine protease snake-like has protein sequence MKSRDETQKRNNLCTQYLLSRPNKTPILAAIGGHITLPGEYPHMGAVGWKAAGGGTWIFKCGSSLISHKFLLTAAHCSRASGRDPSVEDPVPKIVRLGDKNIADVFSNQQLPTDKTILKITKYPEYAAPKKYNDIAIIELVDGITDFTELIQPACLWGSFDTSSLGYKANLTGWGVVETTGLQSSPELQAAEVDIIESGVCDQLLRPFCSRLWCGLQDGQICAGKLAGGVDACQGDSGGPLQVRIPGLNIPGQGTLHYVIGVTSFGIGCARSNKPGIYARVSQYIDWIEEIVWR, from the exons ATGAAATCTAGAGATGAGACACAGAAGAGGAATAACCTGT GCACACAGTACCTGCTAAGCCGACCGAATAAAACGCCCATCCTCGCGGCTATCGGCGGCCATATTACCTTACCAGGGGAATATCCGCACATG gGGGCAGTGGGTTGGAAAGCGGCTGGTGGAGGAACATGGATATTCAAATGTGGCAGCTCTCTTATCAGTCACAAG TTCCTGCTGACCGCGGCACACTGCTCCCGTGCATCCGGCAGAGACCCTTCGGTTGAAGACCCGGTACCTAAAATAGTTCGTCTTGGCGACAAAAACATAGCTGACGTG TTCTCCAACCAGCAACTCCCCACTGACAAGACCAtcctaaaaataacaaagtaCCCAGAATACGCCGCACCGAAGAAGTACAATGACATAGCGATCATCGAGCTGGTGGATGGTATCACGGATTTTACTGAGCTGATTCAGCCTGCTTGTCTTTGGGGCAGCTTTGACACTAGCAGTCTTGGTTATAAAGCTAACCTCACTGGATGGGGGGTAGTTGAGACGA CTGGTCTCCAATCCTCCCCTGAGCTGCAGGCAGCAGAAGTGGATATCATCGAGTCTGGCGTCTGCGACCAACTTTTGAGGCCGTTCTGCAGCAGATTATGGTGCGGTTTGCAGGATGGACAGATTTGTGCTGGCAAGCTCGCTGGTGGAGTCGACGCGTGCCag GGTGACTCCGGCGGCCCTCTCCAAGTGCGGATCCCCGGTCTAAATATCCCCGGACAAGGCACGCTGCACTACGTGATCGGCGTGACTTCGTTCGGCATCGGCTGCGCCCGCTCCAATAAGCCCGGGATCTATGCCAGGGTGTCGCAGTACATTGACTGGATTGAGGAGATTGTGTGGAGATAA